A single Crateriforma conspicua DNA region contains:
- the rho gene encoding transcription termination factor Rho, whose protein sequence is MSSNRNSPLGGRHGSGNHHHGGSDRARDGRNHRNDRARHPDKQIDRRVRELDAEKDPLSLPEEIVSEATKTGKRVGIPDANEPHPRTNIAELQRLDMDVLVGMASDDGLNDIDGLSKQDLIFRILKERMKAGGLMFGEGTLEILPDGFGFLRSAEYHYVSCPDDIYVSPSQIRRFGLQTGSHVAGQIRPPKENERYFALLRIEAINRHDPMRRNQHTSFDDLTPLHPNSRIIMETAAEDLSTRVVDMLTPIGFGQRGLIVSPPRAGKTVLMQQMARSVLANYPSAYVFVLLIDERPEEVTDMEREVRGSQCEVISSTFDEPPQRHIQVAQMVIEKAKRMVETGVDVVIFLDSITRLARAHNSEGETTGKLLTGGLDAGALQKPKAFFGSARKVEEGGSLTILATALVDTGSRLDDVIFEEFKGTGNLEIVLDRALVDRRVWPAIDIARSGTRREEMLLDENEYRRISALRSHLADLSPADAMKQLISQLRKTQNNAEFLMGLKNVD, encoded by the coding sequence ATGTCATCGAATCGGAATTCCCCGCTGGGTGGCCGTCATGGATCTGGCAATCACCACCATGGCGGATCAGATCGTGCGCGCGACGGCCGCAATCATCGAAACGACCGCGCCCGACATCCCGACAAACAAATCGATCGTCGCGTCCGCGAATTGGATGCGGAAAAAGACCCGTTATCGTTGCCGGAAGAAATCGTCAGCGAAGCCACCAAGACGGGCAAACGTGTCGGCATTCCCGATGCCAACGAACCGCACCCACGGACCAACATCGCCGAACTCCAGCGATTGGACATGGACGTGCTGGTCGGCATGGCGTCGGACGACGGTCTGAACGACATCGACGGTTTGTCCAAGCAAGATTTGATCTTTCGCATCCTGAAGGAACGAATGAAGGCCGGCGGGCTGATGTTCGGCGAAGGCACATTGGAAATCTTGCCCGACGGATTCGGCTTTTTGCGCAGCGCCGAATACCACTACGTTTCTTGTCCCGACGACATCTACGTTTCGCCCAGCCAGATCCGTCGCTTCGGATTGCAGACCGGCAGTCACGTTGCCGGCCAAATTCGTCCGCCGAAGGAAAACGAGCGATACTTTGCGTTGCTTCGCATCGAAGCGATCAATCGTCACGATCCGATGCGTCGCAACCAGCACACGTCGTTCGATGATTTGACGCCGTTGCATCCGAATTCTCGGATCATCATGGAAACCGCCGCGGAAGACCTCAGCACTCGCGTGGTCGATATGCTGACGCCGATCGGCTTTGGGCAACGGGGGTTGATCGTCAGCCCGCCACGGGCCGGCAAGACCGTGTTGATGCAACAGATGGCTCGATCGGTGCTGGCCAATTATCCATCGGCTTATGTGTTCGTCTTGTTGATTGACGAACGCCCCGAAGAAGTCACCGACATGGAACGTGAGGTCCGTGGCAGCCAGTGTGAAGTCATCAGCAGCACGTTCGACGAACCGCCACAACGTCACATCCAAGTGGCGCAAATGGTGATCGAAAAAGCCAAACGGATGGTGGAAACCGGTGTCGACGTGGTGATCTTTTTGGATTCCATCACACGACTGGCCCGGGCACACAACAGCGAAGGCGAAACGACCGGCAAGCTGTTGACCGGTGGATTGGATGCCGGCGCGTTGCAAAAGCCGAAAGCGTTTTTTGGTTCGGCACGCAAAGTCGAAGAAGGGGGTTCGCTGACCATTCTGGCCACCGCCCTGGTGGACACCGGCAGTCGTTTGGACGATGTGATCTTTGAAGAATTCAAAGGCACCGGGAACCTGGAAATCGTTTTGGATCGCGCGCTGGTCGACCGTCGCGTTTGGCCGGCCATCGACATCGCCCGCAGCGGGACGCGACGCGAAGAAATGTTGCTGGACGAAAACGAGTACCGACGGATTTCCGCCCTGCGATCACACTTGGCCGATTTATCGCCCGCCGATGCGATGAAACAGTTGATCAGCCAATTGCGGAAAACCCAAAACAACGCCGAATTTTTGATGGGACTGAAGAATGTCGACTGA
- a CDS encoding HD domain-containing phosphohydrolase has product MSTSTITESNMAAAMMPAAVSNGSIEMPHVDDLLIEHAPRDACVMIVDDEEINVDVVQTYLEDEGFTNFVTTTDSRDVINQAHTHSPDLVLLDINMPHVNGLQILRSMRMDPKLKRIPTVVLTAETAGDTKLMALRLGATDFLAKPVDPSELILRIENVLAAKVYSDFLQDYSNSLEHQVRERTADLERSRLEAIQCLARAAEYRDDMTGRHVMRVGRYSAIIAKALGFTEDQLRDLELAAQLHDLGKIGISDTILNKPGKLTDEEYDVIKTHCQIGVQIIKPIEHDGSSEAATIQHAMSGGTTSPVLDLASVIAATHHEKWNGRGYPYGLRGEDIPIEGRIVAVADVFDALTSKRSYKDALTPVESIKILEEGRGEHFDPAVLDAFLASGKLIMEAWRNLRDQD; this is encoded by the coding sequence ATGAGCACGTCGACCATTACCGAATCGAACATGGCTGCCGCAATGATGCCGGCTGCCGTTTCGAACGGTTCGATCGAAATGCCGCACGTGGACGATCTGCTGATCGAACACGCGCCGCGAGACGCCTGCGTGATGATCGTCGATGACGAAGAGATCAACGTCGACGTGGTGCAGACGTATCTGGAAGACGAAGGTTTCACTAATTTCGTCACCACGACCGATTCGCGTGACGTGATCAACCAGGCGCACACTCATTCGCCCGACCTGGTGTTGTTGGACATCAACATGCCCCACGTCAACGGCCTGCAGATCCTGCGGTCGATGCGAATGGATCCCAAGCTGAAGCGCATTCCCACGGTCGTGTTGACGGCGGAAACCGCCGGCGACACGAAACTGATGGCACTGCGATTGGGCGCGACGGACTTTTTGGCCAAGCCGGTCGATCCCAGCGAATTGATCCTGCGAATCGAAAACGTCTTGGCGGCCAAAGTCTATTCGGACTTCCTGCAAGACTATTCCAACAGCTTGGAACACCAGGTCCGCGAACGCACGGCGGATTTGGAACGATCACGATTGGAAGCGATCCAGTGTCTGGCCCGTGCCGCCGAATACCGCGACGACATGACCGGCCGTCACGTGATGCGGGTGGGGCGATACAGTGCCATCATTGCCAAAGCCTTGGGCTTTACCGAAGACCAGCTTCGTGATTTGGAATTGGCGGCACAGCTTCACGACTTGGGCAAGATCGGGATCTCCGACACGATCCTGAACAAGCCCGGCAAGCTGACCGACGAAGAATACGATGTGATCAAGACGCACTGCCAAATCGGTGTTCAGATCATCAAACCGATCGAACACGACGGGTCCAGTGAAGCCGCCACCATCCAGCACGCGATGTCCGGCGGAACCACATCACCGGTTCTGGATTTGGCATCAGTGATCGCCGCGACGCACCACGAAAAATGGAACGGACGTGGGTACCCCTACGGATTACGCGGCGAAGATATCCCGATCGAAGGCCGCATCGTGGCGGTGGCCGACGTGTTTGACGCGTTGACCAGCAAACGCAGCTATAAAGACGCCCTGACGCCGGTGGAAAGCATCAAGATCTTGGAAGAAGGACGCGGTGAACATTTCGATCCCGCCGTTTTGGATGCGTTCCTTGCCAGTGGCAAGCTGATCATGGAAGCTTGGCGGAATCTGAGAGACCAGGACTAG
- the coaE gene encoding dephospho-CoA kinase (Dephospho-CoA kinase (CoaE) performs the final step in coenzyme A biosynthesis.) — protein MIILGLVGNPASGKSAVGEAVQQCGAPWINADVVAKEVLDAPPQRAALQQAFGDDVIASTGPIDRAKLAEQVFGDDPASTDRLRRLESIVHPATRQRIRQQLVDLAVDQTTMCVLEVPLMFESDWDVVCDAIWCVDAPWSRRCRWAEKRGWTPDELRRRQDKQLSIQQKARRSNWLIHNDGTLDDLRNRVARRLAQWSGRPSNGVTWPIEVSRWFDPASAHCHFVRP, from the coding sequence ATGATCATCTTGGGGTTGGTCGGCAATCCGGCCAGTGGCAAATCGGCCGTGGGCGAAGCTGTCCAGCAATGTGGTGCGCCGTGGATCAATGCCGACGTGGTTGCCAAGGAAGTCTTGGACGCGCCGCCGCAGCGTGCCGCGCTGCAACAAGCGTTCGGTGACGACGTCATCGCCTCGACCGGCCCGATCGATCGGGCCAAGCTTGCCGAACAAGTCTTCGGTGACGACCCGGCCAGCACCGACCGGCTGCGTCGTCTGGAATCGATCGTCCATCCGGCCACGCGTCAGCGGATCCGCCAACAGCTGGTCGACCTTGCCGTTGACCAGACGACGATGTGTGTGTTGGAAGTCCCGCTGATGTTCGAATCCGACTGGGACGTCGTCTGCGATGCGATCTGGTGTGTCGACGCGCCGTGGTCACGCCGGTGCCGGTGGGCGGAAAAACGTGGATGGACGCCCGATGAATTGCGGCGTCGCCAGGACAAACAGCTGTCGATTCAACAGAAAGCGCGCCGCAGCAATTGGCTGATCCACAACGACGGCACGCTGGACGATTTGCGGAACCGGGTCGCCCGCCGTCTGGCTCAGTGGTCGGGTCGTCCGTCAAACGGTGTGACTTGGCCGATCGAAGTCAGCCGGTGGTTCGATCCGGCGTCCGCGCATTGCCATTTCGTCCGGCCGTAA
- a CDS encoding hybrid sensor histidine kinase/response regulator has protein sequence MLPKLSTRARLSFGLSMIVVSVMLMALAIGILPDHQMTVMKGRCALSESLALQTRPLILQRELQQMQRLLEAITNRNDDVLSAGLRRSDGELVVSVGEHQQLWNRNLTQNDDRQVYVPLHTGQDEQWGQLELTFQPVRQAGIAALVSHPHYQLVAVVGVLSCLLFNGYLWLMLRQVDAKNVAPERVREAYSKMADGVLLVNKDQRIILANESFAGSVGRSVDELIGKRLNQLPWFLVHENEDSLDLEAELDEQQLPWVRAIDGEEINQSIVLGCRISDHIQSIFTVGCSVFRDEGDQLRGMLISFSNVTELEQTKRELSLAKEHAESANQAKSSFLANMSHEIRTPMNAVLGFTDILRRGIESEPTKQQKYLNTIHASGSHLLSLINDILDLSKVEAGRMEVESIECHPHTIVGDVLQVLSAPAKKKNLKLGFECLGPIPATIHSDPSRIRQVLLNLTGNAIKFTSEGGVTIQVQLDETGPHPLYEFRVKDTGIGLSDSAMQKIFDPFSQADSSTTRKFGGTGLGLSISKRFSEALGGDIRVESEIGVGSTFIVRVAVGDIQGVDRIEPTLDDLDMHHDRADAGIEHLPALNLLVVDDGEENRDLISVILEQAGVDFVTAVNGQEAVDLASQQSFDAILMDMQMPVMDGYTAASTLRKAGMTLPIVALTAHAMQGDADKCFEAGCSHFLTKPIDIDRLLGLLSEIAAELGITRRKEIVAPAEPAVAQGTPLATDSDSQIQTEPADHSDIMASTGPIETTLPMANPKFQGIVRKFTDRLNASVDAIEQACRDQDAESLRSLAHGLKGTSANCGFMPVSKVVAQVEQCAKDSDIESAESLIRDLKTLASRVVGPDAPVPEASSVKATPARKTPTRSRRAMTEEEMMSLDLSLDVTKRKNPAIDPADAAETPPR, from the coding sequence ATGTTACCCAAGCTATCGACACGGGCGCGGTTATCGTTTGGCCTTTCCATGATCGTGGTCAGCGTGATGCTGATGGCGTTGGCCATTGGCATCCTGCCCGATCATCAGATGACCGTCATGAAGGGTCGTTGCGCACTAAGCGAATCACTGGCTCTGCAAACACGCCCGTTGATTTTGCAACGCGAACTGCAACAGATGCAGCGATTGCTGGAAGCCATCACCAACCGCAACGACGACGTTCTGTCTGCGGGGCTTCGCCGCAGTGACGGCGAACTGGTGGTCAGCGTCGGCGAACACCAGCAACTTTGGAACCGCAATCTGACGCAAAACGACGATCGCCAAGTCTATGTGCCGCTGCATACCGGCCAAGACGAACAATGGGGCCAATTGGAATTGACGTTCCAGCCCGTCCGCCAGGCGGGCATCGCCGCGTTGGTATCCCATCCGCATTATCAATTGGTTGCGGTCGTCGGTGTGCTGTCGTGTTTGTTGTTCAACGGATATTTGTGGCTGATGCTGCGGCAAGTGGATGCAAAGAACGTGGCGCCGGAACGGGTTCGCGAAGCGTATTCGAAAATGGCCGACGGCGTCCTGTTGGTGAACAAAGACCAGCGGATCATTCTGGCCAACGAATCGTTCGCCGGTTCGGTGGGCCGATCAGTGGACGAACTGATCGGCAAACGACTGAACCAATTGCCGTGGTTCTTGGTGCACGAAAACGAAGACAGCCTGGACCTGGAAGCGGAACTGGATGAACAACAGTTGCCATGGGTGCGTGCGATTGACGGCGAAGAAATCAACCAAAGCATCGTGCTGGGCTGTCGAATCAGCGACCACATCCAATCGATCTTCACCGTCGGATGCAGCGTGTTTCGCGACGAAGGCGATCAACTGCGCGGGATGCTGATCAGCTTTTCCAACGTGACCGAATTGGAACAGACCAAGCGTGAACTGAGTCTGGCCAAAGAACACGCTGAATCAGCCAACCAGGCAAAAAGTTCTTTCTTGGCCAACATGAGCCACGAGATTCGTACGCCGATGAACGCGGTTTTGGGTTTCACCGATATCCTGCGTCGTGGCATCGAAAGCGAACCGACCAAGCAACAGAAATACCTGAACACGATCCACGCCAGCGGGTCACACCTTTTGTCGCTGATCAACGACATCTTGGATTTGTCCAAGGTCGAAGCCGGTCGCATGGAAGTCGAATCGATCGAGTGCCACCCGCACACGATCGTGGGCGATGTTTTGCAGGTCTTGTCGGCGCCCGCAAAGAAGAAAAACTTGAAATTGGGCTTCGAATGTCTGGGACCGATCCCGGCGACGATTCACAGCGATCCGTCACGGATTCGCCAAGTCTTGTTGAACTTGACCGGCAACGCGATCAAGTTCACCAGCGAAGGTGGCGTGACCATCCAAGTGCAATTGGACGAAACCGGACCGCATCCGCTGTACGAGTTCCGAGTCAAAGACACCGGCATCGGGCTTTCCGATTCGGCGATGCAAAAGATCTTCGATCCCTTCAGCCAAGCCGATTCGTCGACGACGCGCAAGTTCGGCGGGACCGGTTTGGGATTGTCGATCAGCAAGCGATTCAGCGAAGCACTGGGCGGTGACATTCGCGTCGAAAGCGAAATCGGCGTGGGCAGCACGTTCATCGTGCGTGTCGCGGTCGGTGATATCCAAGGCGTCGATCGCATCGAACCGACGTTGGACGACTTGGACATGCACCACGACCGTGCCGATGCTGGAATCGAACATCTGCCGGCGCTGAACCTATTGGTCGTCGACGATGGCGAAGAAAACCGTGATTTGATCTCGGTCATCTTGGAACAAGCGGGTGTCGATTTCGTCACGGCCGTCAACGGCCAAGAAGCGGTCGATCTGGCCAGCCAACAATCGTTCGATGCAATCCTGATGGACATGCAAATGCCCGTCATGGATGGATACACCGCGGCCAGCACGCTGCGGAAAGCGGGCATGACGTTGCCCATCGTTGCGTTGACCGCCCATGCGATGCAGGGCGATGCGGACAAGTGTTTCGAAGCCGGGTGTTCGCACTTCTTGACCAAGCCGATCGACATCGACCGACTGTTGGGCTTGCTCAGCGAAATTGCCGCCGAACTGGGCATCACCCGACGCAAGGAAATTGTCGCACCCGCCGAACCCGCGGTTGCTCAGGGCACACCCTTGGCGACCGATTCGGATTCGCAAATTCAAACCGAGCCCGCCGACCACAGCGACATCATGGCCTCCACCGGCCCGATCGAAACCACGTTGCCGATGGCCAATCCCAAGTTCCAAGGCATTGTCCGCAAATTCACCGATCGTTTGAACGCGTCGGTCGATGCGATCGAACAAGCGTGCCGCGATCAGGATGCCGAATCCTTGCGATCGCTTGCTCACGGCCTAAAGGGCACCAGCGCCAACTGTGGTTTTATGCCGGTGTCCAAGGTCGTCGCGCAAGTGGAACAGTGTGCCAAGGATAGCGATATCGAATCCGCCGAATCGCTGATCCGCGACCTGAAGACATTGGCATCACGTGTCGTCGGCCCCGACGCGCCGGTCCCGGAAGCATCCTCCGTCAAAGCGACACCCGCGCGGAAAACCCCGACGCGATCTCGTCGGGCAATGACGGAAGAAGAAATGATGTCGCTGGACCTTTCACTGGACGTCACCAAGCGGAAAAACCCGGCCATCGACCCGGCGGACGCCGCCGAAACGCCCCCCCGCTAA
- a CDS encoding zinc ribbon domain-containing protein yields MSQSKPIEVPHTLLRTLHRIQEQRTDLNGAIGRVPRQIKAAEALVTTAKAAVDAAKEELKKARLNADEKQLQLQSREAHVEQLQAKLNTAGSNKEFNLLKDQIAADVQANSVQSDEILETLEQIDVLGGKLSAAEAELEQQEKQCSQRVAEIHEKQERLNENLAKVNEQLATAEAELPASVKSDYLRLTASRGDEALAPLATDSCGGCYQTLTTQTINRLQLSQLTHCPNCNAILYMPEDLRVR; encoded by the coding sequence ATGTCCCAATCCAAGCCGATCGAAGTCCCCCATACGCTGTTGCGTACGTTGCACCGCATCCAGGAACAGCGTACCGACTTGAACGGCGCGATCGGGCGTGTCCCGCGGCAAATCAAAGCCGCCGAAGCGTTGGTGACCACTGCGAAAGCCGCCGTCGATGCCGCCAAGGAAGAACTGAAAAAGGCTCGCTTGAACGCCGATGAAAAACAGCTGCAACTGCAAAGCCGCGAAGCGCACGTGGAACAATTGCAGGCCAAGTTGAACACCGCCGGCAGCAACAAAGAATTCAATCTGTTGAAGGATCAGATCGCCGCGGACGTCCAAGCCAACAGTGTTCAAAGCGATGAGATCTTGGAAACGTTGGAACAGATCGATGTGCTTGGCGGAAAATTGTCGGCCGCGGAAGCCGAGTTGGAACAGCAAGAAAAACAATGCAGTCAACGCGTCGCGGAGATTCATGAAAAGCAGGAACGCCTGAACGAAAACCTGGCCAAGGTCAACGAACAATTGGCGACCGCCGAAGCCGAGTTGCCCGCCAGCGTGAAATCCGACTACCTGCGTTTAACGGCCAGCCGAGGCGACGAAGCGTTGGCGCCCTTGGCCACGGATTCATGTGGCGGTTGCTATCAAACGTTGACCACGCAAACGATCAACCGGCTGCAGCTTTCGCAATTGACGCATTGTCCCAACTGCAATGCGATCCTTTACATGCCCGAAGACCTGCGGGTCCGCTAG
- the ribH gene encoding 6,7-dimethyl-8-ribityllumazine synthase, translating into MTEIHGGDGNLPDGTIVIVASRYNASICDALVTGAVETLRAAGLDDSTIRVVRVPGAWELPLASANAADDESVLGVVALGAVIEGETTHDQHINRAVSDALMNLGLRTGKPIGFGLLTCRSLEQAINRSGGTVGNKGEEAAGAVIEMLRLAEKVKTAAV; encoded by the coding sequence ATGACGGAGATTCACGGCGGTGATGGCAACTTGCCCGACGGGACGATCGTGATCGTCGCCAGCCGTTACAACGCATCGATTTGTGATGCCTTGGTGACCGGTGCCGTCGAAACGCTACGGGCGGCCGGTTTGGACGATAGCACGATTCGTGTCGTGCGGGTCCCCGGCGCTTGGGAATTGCCGCTGGCGTCCGCCAACGCGGCCGATGATGAATCGGTTCTGGGCGTCGTCGCCCTGGGGGCGGTGATCGAAGGCGAAACCACCCACGACCAACACATCAACCGCGCGGTCAGCGACGCGTTGATGAATCTGGGGCTTCGCACTGGCAAGCCCATCGGATTCGGTTTGCTGACCTGCCGTTCGCTGGAACAAGCGATCAATCGCAGCGGCGGAACCGTCGGCAACAAGGGCGAAGAAGCCGCCGGTGCGGTGATCGAAATGTTGCGTTTGGCTGAAAAAGTAAAAACCGCCGCCGTTTAG